The genomic interval AAAGAAATCAAATTAGAGAAAGTAGCACATATTTATTTGAAAAAAGCCAGTAAACTAAGAAAAGATTTAACTAAATAAGTAAAGATAGGTGATTTTATGAAATCTGTTATAGCTATTGATGGTCCTGCTGGGGCTGGTAAAAGTACTATTGCAAAAAAATTAGCACAAAGATTAAATTATAGATATTTAGATACTGGAGCTATGTATAGAGCTGTAACCTGGTATGTAATTAATAATGGCATTGAAATTTCTAATAAACAAAAAATAAGTGAAGTTATTAAAAATATAAAAATATCATTTACTACAGATAATAATGGAAATACTTCGATTTATGTTAATGAAAAAAATATTACTAATGAAATTAGAAAAAATATTATTGATAAAAATGTATCTGATGTCGCTAAAATTTCGCAAGTAAGAAATGAAATGGTAAAAATCCAAAAAAATATAGCAAAAAAAGGGGAAATAGTTGTTGATGGTAGAGATATAGGTTCAAGAGTATTGCCAGACGCGGACTTAAAAATATATTTAACTGCTTCAGTAGAAGAAAGAGCCAGCAGAAGATATAATGAATTAATAGATAAAGGAAATGACAGTGATTTTGAAAAAGTAAAAAAAGAAATAAAAAAAAGAGATTATATTGATAAAAATAGAGAAAATTCTCCACTTACCAAAACAGATGATGCAATCTTAATTGATTCTACTAATATGTCAATTGAAGAAGTT from Halanaerobiales bacterium carries:
- the cmk gene encoding (d)CMP kinase, with amino-acid sequence MKSVIAIDGPAGAGKSTIAKKLAQRLNYRYLDTGAMYRAVTWYVINNGIEISNKQKISEVIKNIKISFTTDNNGNTSIYVNEKNITNEIRKNIIDKNVSDVAKISQVRNEMVKIQKNIAKKGEIVVDGRDIGSRVLPDADLKIYLTASVEERASRRYNELIDKGNDSDFEKVKKEIKKRDYIDKNRENSPLTKTDDAILIDSTNMSIEEVLDKISSLIKEGE